CGGTGGGTTTTGATTCAGAGATCTGTTCTATTATTATTTGGTTTCTCCCCAAATGGTCTGTTCCCGTAAATTGATTTCGTTCTGCAATTCCTCTGGTCGCCCTATAAACATGGCTACAAATCCGTTAACATATCCCGATCCATCCACCATTATCTCAAGGCAGAATcatcaactccaaagaaacaGAAAGCAACCCAATTCTCAAAACCCCTTAAAGGTTCCACCTTGCAATCAATCTCGAGCTGCCGCGGTGGATGTGTTGATCTTCATTGCGGTGATTGGTGCTTCTGGGTTTCTGGTATTTCCATATGTTAAGCTATTCTTCCATGGCATTTCCGGAGTTGTCGAGGTGATTCTTTCTGTTGTGAAAGACGAGGTATGTCGAGCTCCAATGGTCTATGCATCCATGGGGCTTAGCTTTTTCTTTGCAACATTGGGTATATGGGGTATCTCTAAATGCACCCGAACTGGTAGGAAATGTGGAAACCCCAACTGCCGCGGCCTCCGTAACTCGGTGGAGTTTGATATACAGATT
The sequence above is drawn from the Macadamia integrifolia cultivar HAES 741 unplaced genomic scaffold, SCU_Mint_v3 scaffold215, whole genome shotgun sequence genome and encodes:
- the LOC122065894 gene encoding uncharacterized protein At5g19025-like; its protein translation is MVCSRKLISFCNSSGRPINMATNPLTYPDPSTIISRQNHQLQRNRKQPNSQNPLKVPPCNQSRAAAVDVLIFIAVIGASGFLVFPYVKLFFHGISGVVEVILSVVKDEVCRAPMVYASMGLSFFFATLGIWGISKCTRTGRKCGNPNCRGLRNSVEFDIQIETEENLKNSSSSVSKDSSVQGLLEFVQEHHKELENELRKMAPANGRAVIVFRARCGCPIGRMEVPGPKKVRKIKK